From one Dermacentor variabilis isolate Ectoservices chromosome 3, ASM5094787v1, whole genome shotgun sequence genomic stretch:
- the LOC142574640 gene encoding uncharacterized protein LOC142574640 — MALQIRACVLLALATSALAGYTGYGFGHGYGLGYGYGGLGHGYGLGYAGYAPAVHTVTHAAPAIATVARAPVTTYPAARVVAAAPAVTRFATTYRAPVATYAAAPAIATYAAAPVAAYHAAPAFATYAAAPAVATYAAAPAVATTTVHHAPAVASVAHAAPAVAAYHAAPVYNYGVGTLGYGVGHYGYGHGLLGYGLNYGYGLGSPYHYGALLRKKKFFQIRACILLALATSALAGYAGYGLGYGHGYGLGYGYGGLGYGYGLGYAGYAPAVHTVAHAAPAVATVAHAPVATYAAARVVAAAPAVTRVATTYRAPVATYAAAPAVATYAAAPYAAYHAAPAVATYAAAPAVYAAAPAVTKVAATYHAPAVATVAHAPVASYAVAAPAVATYAAAPAVSTTTVHHAPAVATVAHAAPAVAAYHAAPVYNYGIGTLGYGAGHYGYGHGLLGYGLNYGYGLGSPYHYGALLRKKKCE; from the exons ATGGCTCTCCAGATCCGTGCCTGCGTCCTCTTGGCTCTTGCCACCAGCGCTCTCGCTGGCTACACCGGCTATGGCTTTGGCCACGGCTATGGTCTCGGCTACGGCTATGGTGGTCTTGGCCACGGCTATGGTCTAGGCTACGCCGGCTACGCTCCAGCTGTGCACACTGTCACTCACGCTGCCCCTGCCATCGCCACCGTCGCCCGCGCTCCAGTCACCACCTACCCGGCTGCCCGAGTTGTAGCTGCTGCTCCAGCCGTGACCAGGTTTGCTACCACCTACCGCGCCCCAGTCGCCACTTACGCCGCTGCTCCAGCTATTGCCACCTACGCTGCTGCTCCAGTTGCCGCCTACCACGCCGCACCTGCTTTCGCCACCTATGCCGCTGCTCCAGCGGTCGCCACCTACGCTGCTGCCCCAGCAGTTGCCACCACCACCGTCCACCACGCCCCAGCTGTGGCCAGTGTTGCCCACGCTGCCCCCGCTGTCGCCGCCTACCACGCCGCTCCAGTCTACAACTACGGTGTCGGAACCCTTGGTTACGGGGTTGGCCACTACGGCTACGGTCACGGTCTCCTCGGCTATGGCCTGAACTACGGCTATGGTCTTGGCTCTCCCTACCACTACGGTGCCCTTCTCCGCAAGAAGAAGT TTTTCCAGATCCGTGCCTGCATTCTCTTGGCTCTTGCCACCAGCGCTCTCGCTGGCTACGCCGGTTATGGCCTCGGTTATGGCCACGGCTATGGTCTTGGCTACGGCTACGGTGGTCTCGGATACGGTTATGGTCTCGGCTACGCCGGCTATGCTCCAGCTGTGCACACTGTTGCTCACGCTGCCCCAGCTGTTGCAACCGTCGCCCACGCTCCAGTCGCCACTTACGCTGCTGCTCGAGTTGTAGCCGCTGCTCCAGCCGTGACTAGGGTTGCTACCACCTACCGCGCCCCAGTCGCCACTTACGCCGCTGCTCCAGCTGTTGCCACCTATGCTGCTGCTCCATATGCCGCCTATCACGCCGCCCCAGCTGTTGCCACTTATGCCGCTGCTCCAGCTGTCTACGCTGCTGCTCCAGCTGTGACCAAGGTTGCTGCCACCTACCACGCCCCAGCTGTTGCCACCGTGGCTCACGCTCCAGTCGCCAGCTACGCTGTGGCCGCCCCAGCCGTGGCGACCTACGCTGCTGCTCCAGCTGTTTCCACCACCACCGTCCATCACGCTCCAGCTGTGGCCACTGTTGCCCACGCTGCTCCAGCTGTCGCTGCCTACCACGCCGCTCCAGTCTACAACTACGGTATCGGAACCCTTGGTTACGGCGCTGGCCACTACGGCTACGGTCACGGTCTCCTCGGCTACGGCCTGAACTACGGCTATGGTCTTGGCTCTCCCTATCACTACGGTGCCCTTCTTCGCAAGAAGAAGTGTGAGTAG